The following proteins are encoded in a genomic region of Oncorhynchus keta strain PuntledgeMale-10-30-2019 chromosome 6, Oket_V2, whole genome shotgun sequence:
- the atg10 gene encoding ubiquitin-like-conjugating enzyme ATG10 yields MSSCFLDEETFCQCCQLLLQHSHSLCDGWSWEQVKGSEEGYLRKTALGTGRTRCNLDQQGTSSDQHQERTFSPSFHNDDEDDGTVCCIQEESSSSSVVQYEYHILYSCSYQTPVLYFRASTLEGRSLCLEEVWDSVHPNYRQRLQHRTWDTITQQEHPLLGQSFFVLHPCRTEEFMMPVLKAALEEHRQVNYIVTWLSVVGPVVGLDVPLSYCTQVPEPPHTHSSSPQPPSSSPQPPSSSPQPPSSSPQPPSSSRDKARLNGSPI; encoded by the exons ATGAGTAGCTGTTTTCTGGATGAGGAGACGTTCTGTCAGTGCTGTCAGCTTCTCCTCCAACACTCCCACTCACTCTGTGACGGCTGGAGCTGGGAACAAGTGAAG GGTTCTGAGGAGGGCTACCTGAGGAAGACTGCCCTGGGGACCGGCAGAACCAGATGTAACCTGGACCAGCAAGGAACCAGTTCAGACCAGCACCAGGAGAGGACCTTCTCCCCTTCTTTCCataatgatgatgaagatgatggcaCAGTGTGTTGTATACAGGAGGAGAGCAGTAGTAGCAGTGTCGTTCAGTATGAATACCATATCCTCTACTCCTGCAGCTACCAAACTCCTGTCCTCTACTTCAGAGCTTCAACCCTGG agggTAGGAGTCTCTGTCTCGAGGAGGTATGGGACAGTGTTCATCCtaactacagacagagactaCAGCACAGAACCTGGGACACCATCACACAACAG gAACACCCGTTGCTCGGCCAGTCGTTCTTTGTGCTCCACCCCTGCAGGACAGAAGAGTTCATGATGCCTGTTCTAAAAGCTGCCCTGGAAGAACACCG ACAGGTGAACTACATTGTGACCTGGCTCAGTGTGGTGGGTCCTGTTGTGGGACTGGATGTTCCTCTGAGCTACTGTACACAGGTACCTGAACCCCCGCACACCCACTCCAGCTCTCCACAGCCCCCCTCCAGCTCTCCACAGCCCCCCTCCAGCTCTCCACAGCCCCCCTCCAGCTCTCCACAGCCCCCCTCCAGCTCTAGGGACAAAGCCAGGCTGAATGGTTCTCCCATCTAG